The Coregonus clupeaformis isolate EN_2021a chromosome 20, ASM2061545v1, whole genome shotgun sequence genome contains a region encoding:
- the mep1ba gene encoding LOW QUALITY PROTEIN: meprin A subunit beta (The sequence of the model RefSeq protein was modified relative to this genomic sequence to represent the inferred CDS: inserted 1 base in 1 codon), which yields MIRGLGAETISTYSQTLNGPRAMPSKGIVLVFSMLWCLSAASRLTGETETDVDEGHGHDWDIFDINKEAGLDLVDGDIVIDETDSRNTILGEQYRWPQTVPYYLEDSLDINAKGVILKAFEQYRLKTCINFVPWKGEENYIAVFKGTGCYSSVGNRQVGKQRLSIGRNCDRLATVEHEFLHALGFWHEQSRADRDDYVNIMWDRIEEGKYHNFLIHGESVSSALNVPYDYGSVMHYSKTAFNIGSEPSIITKIPSFMDVIGQRMEFSNTDLLKLNRLYNCTTSSTFLDSCSFEKENICGMIQGPGGKAQWEHRHSVAGGPNTDYTNMGQCEGKGYFMHFSTVKGNHGDQAHLESRLFYPMRGSQCLQFYLHNSGGADDQLNVWVREHDDANPKGKLRLIQKIDITGGVRDSWELYHVTLDVKMKFRVVFEGLKGTGASTGGLSLDDINLSETTCPQHIWRIRDFTSLLATTPTGVKIYSPRFLSPSGYSFLVSVYINGRSSPGSMAIYFHLTSGPKDDSLTWPCPWXLMDQNPDIRQRMSNHRMIATDPNKLSSDGNEFYWDNPRKVGSLVNGSDGSQFYRGPGTGTSSYLTHGRMKSRNFIKGDDAIFFLGLEDVSALLETQPLPRSAVHQSEKSAVATPSQETTNTSTVVMAVSMSLAAVMFVVAMASVVYARRSESDVIVVENIDI from the exons ATGATTAGAGGTCTTGGGGCCGAAACGATCTCAACCTATTCTCAAACTTTAAATGG TCCTAGAGCCATGCCTTCTAAAGGGATTGTTCTGGTCTTCAGTATGCTCTGGTGCTTG TCAGCAGCATCCCGGCTCACAGGTGAAACAG AGACTGATGTGGATGAGGGACACGGACACGACTGGGACATCTTTGACATCAATAAAG AGGCAGGATTGGACCTGGTGGATGGTGATATCGTGATAGATGAG ACTGACAGCAGAAACACCATCCTAGGGGAGCAGTATCGCTGGCCTCAGACAGTACCCTACTACCTGGAGGACAGCCTGG ACATAAATGCTAAGGGGGTGATTCTGAAGGCCTTTGAGCAGTACAGACTGAAGACCTGCATCAACTTCGTCCCATGGAAGGGAGAGGAGAACTATATAGCTGTGTTCAAAGGCACCGg GTGCTACTCCTCAGTAGGTAACAGGCAGGTGGGGAAGCAGAGGTTGTCTATTGGTCGTAACTGTGACCGTCTGGCAACGGTTGAGCATGAGTTTCTGCATGCTCTGGGTTTCTGGCACGAGCAGTCCAGAGCCGACCGCGATGACTATGTCAACATCATGTGGGACCGCATCGAAGAAG GAAAATACCATAACTTCCTGATCCATGGCGAGTCAGTGTCGAGTGCTCTGAACGTGCCCTATGACTACGGCTCTGTGATGCACTATAGTAAAACAGCCTTCAACATTGGGTCAGAGCCCTCCATCATTACTAAGATACCGAGCTTCATGGATGTGATTGGTCAACGCATGGAGTTCAGCAACACTGACCTGCTGAAACTCAACAGGCTCTACAACTGCA CAACTTCCTCAACATTCCTGGACTCGTGCAGCTTTGAGAAGGAGAATATCTGTGGGATGATCCAGGGTCCTGGTGGGAAGGCTCAGTGGGAACACAGACACAGTGTGGCTGGGGGACCCAACACCGACTACACCAACATGGGCCAGTGTGAGG GAAAAGGCTATTTCATGCACTTCAGCACGGTTAAGGGTAACCATGGTGACCAGGCCCACCTGGAGAGTCGTCTCTTCTACCCAATGCGAGGTTCCCAGTGCTTGCAGTTCTACCTCCACAACAGCGGGGGTGCCGATGATCAACTGAACGTGTGGGTACGGGAGCATGACGACGCCAACCCCAAAGGAAAACTGAGGCTCATCCAGAAAATCGATATCACAG GTGGCGTCAGAGACTCTTGGGAGCTGTACCATGTAACCCTGGATGTGAAGATGAAGTTCCGGGTTGTGTTTGAAGGCTTGAAGGGCACAGGGGCATCCACCGGAGGGCTCTCATTGGATGACATCAACCTATCAGAGACGACCTGCCCGCAGCACATCTGGCGCATCCGTGACTTCACCAGTCTCCTAGCAACCACACCGACAGGTGTGAAAATCTACAGCCCACGCTTCCTGTCCCCCAGTGGGTACTCCTTCCTG GTGAGCGTGTACATCAACGGCCGCAGCAGCCCAGGTAGCATGGCCATCTACTTCCACCTAACCTCCGGCCCTAAAGACGACTCCCTCACCTGGCCCTGTCCAT CCCTGATGGACCAGAACCCGGACATCAGACAGAGAATGTCCAACCACCGCATGATCGCCACCGACCCCAACAAGCTGTCCTCAGATG GCAATGAGTTCTACTGGGACAACCCCCGTAAGGTGGGCAGTCTGGTGAACGGTTCTGACGGCAGCCAATTCTACCGCGGGCCCGGTACCGGAACCAGCAGCTATCTCACCCACGGCAGGATGAAGAGCAGGAACTTCATCAAAGGAGACGACGCCATCTTCTTCCTCGGTCTGGAGG ACGTGTCTGCACTGCTGGAGACCCAGCCCCTCCCTCGTTCTGCTGTTCATCAGTCCGAGAAGAGTGCCGTAGCAACACCCAGCCAGGAGACCACCAACACCTCCACAGTGGTGATGGCCGTGTCCATGAGCTTGGCGGCAGTCATGTTCGTGGTTGCCATGGCGAGCGTGGTATACGCCAGGAGATCGGAGAGTGACGTGATCGTTGTGGAGAACATTGACATCTAG
- the LOC123481431 gene encoding E3 ubiquitin-protein ligase RNF138-like: protein MRMTFVCPYCQESGLDERDLWVHCNGKHQYDNRPVVCPVCASLPHGNPNQISRDFIIHLNLRHCYYTKDYTNINQTDTLNLQDAIIESLRDANLNPR, encoded by the exons ATGAGGATGACATTTGTCTGTCCGTACTGCCAGGAGAGTGGTCTGGATGAGAGGGATCTGTGGGTTCACTGCAATGGCAAGCATCAGTATGACAACAGGCCCGTG gtgtgtccagtgtgtgcctcTCTGCCTCACGGTAATCCAAACCAAATCAGCAGGGACTTCATCATACATTTGAACCTGAGACACTGCTACTATACCAAGGACTACACG AACATCAATCAAACCGACACGTTGAACTTGCAAGATGCCATTATTGAGTCTCTCCGGGATGCCAACCTGAATCCCAGATGA
- the LOC121533895 gene encoding maternal DNA replication licensing factor mcm3-like, with translation MPVTARALETMIRLSTAHAKARMSKTTDFVDAEAALELMQFAYFKKILEKKRKVVEDDMDVSQSQSQSQSQEVASQRTSTRKRTGVGKENMDVTDAGADSDPYEFEDEEHTQSILKPKPAASQSLKKKPGQDISQDISQDRLKLFKAALMKAFQTTRSQSVAVTELLTLVNKTTHGQDDHEFDEQEVEKLLGRMQDNNQVMMSEGVVFLI, from the exons ATGCCGGTGACAGCCCGAGCGCTGGAGACAATGATACGATTGTCCACGGCCCACGCCAAAGCCCGCATGAGCAAGACCACAGACTTTGTTGACGCAGAGGCTGCCCTGGAGCTCATGCAGTTCGCCTACTTTAAAAAG ATTCTGGAGAAGAAGAGGAAGGTTGTAGAGGACGACATGGATGTGAGCCAGAGCCAATCACAGAGCCAGAGCCAAGAGGTGGCCAGTCAGAGGACGAGCACCAG GAAGCGTACCGGTGTGGGTAAGGAAAACATGGACGTGACAGATGCTGGGGCTGACTCTGACCCTTATGAGTTTGAGGATGAGGAACACA CCCAGTCCATTCTGAAACCCAAGCCTGCTGCCTCTCAGAGCCTGAAGAAGAAGCCAGGACAGGACATCAGCCAGGACATCAGCCAGGACAG GCTGAAGCTGTTTAAGGCTGCTCTGATGAAGGCCTTTCAGACTACACGGTCCCAGTCCGTAGCAGTGACGGAGCTCCTGACGCTGGTCAATAAGACCACACACGGTCAGGACGACCACGAGTTTGACGAGCAGGAGGTCGAGAAGCTGCTGGGGCGCATGCAGGACAACAACCAGGTCATGATGTCAGAGGGCGTGGTCTTCCTCATTTAG
- the LOC121532961 gene encoding meprin A subunit beta-like yields MVSLEGNFPLSPPGNEFYWDNPCKVGSLVNGSDGSQFYRGPGTGTSSYLTHGRMKSRNFIKGDDAIFFLGLEDVSALLETQPLPRSAVHQSEKSAVVSPSQETTNTSTVVMAVSMSLTAVMFVVAMASVVYARRSESDVIVVENIDI; encoded by the exons ATGGTTTCCCTTGAAGGAAATTTTCCCTTATCTCCCCCAGGCAATGAGTTCTACTGGGACAACCCCTGTAAGGTGGGCAGTCTGGTGAACGGTTCTGACGGCAGCCAATTCTACCGCGGGCCCGGTACCGGAACCAGCAGCTATCTCACCCACGGCAGGATGAAGAGCAGGAACTTCATCAAAGGAGACGACGCCATCTTCTTCCTCGGTCTGGAGG ACGTGTCTGCACTGCTGGAGACCCAGCCCCTCCCTCGTTCTGCTGTCCATCAGTCCGAGAAGAGTGCCGTAGTATCACCCAGCCAGGAGACCACCAACACCTCTACAGTGGTGATGGCCGTGTCCATGAGCTTGACGGCAGTCATGTTCGTGGTTGCCATGGCGAGCGTGGTGTACGCCAGGAGATCGGAGAGTGACGTGATCGTTGTGGAGAACATTGACATCTAG